Proteins encoded in a region of the Muntiacus reevesi chromosome 21, mMunRee1.1, whole genome shotgun sequence genome:
- the LOC136152350 gene encoding keratin-associated protein 6-1-like has product MDDGRTTSTTNTMCGYYGNYYGGLGCGSYGYGGLGCGYGSCYGSGFRRLGCGYGCGYGCGARSLYGCGYGYGARSLCGSGYGCGYGSGFGYYY; this is encoded by the coding sequence AACAACCTCAACAACCAACACCATGTGTGGCTACTACGGAAACTACTATGGCGGCCTGGGCTGTGGAAGCTACGGCTACGGAGGCCTGGGCTGTGGCTACGGCTCCTGCTATGGCTCTGGCTTCCGCAGGCTGGGCTGTGGCTACGGCTGTGGCTACGGCTGTGGCGCCCGCTCTCTCTATGGGTGTGGCTACGGCTATGGCGCCCGCTCTCTCTGTGGAAGTGGCTACGGATGCGGCTATGGCTCTGGCTTTGGCTACTACTATTGA